A stretch of the Deinococcus radiopugnans ATCC 19172 genome encodes the following:
- a CDS encoding ABC transporter ATP-binding protein: protein MSLPAAPQESSESSRPSSTLGVLRVYLGPLKWQVAGLAALLLTGTGLNLLLPQLLRRFVDSAKLGADADVGLMARLAGFYILLAIGVQLMTAGATYVGARVGWTATNRLRVDLMAHLLSLDMREHKERTPGEMIERIDGDVTALSNFFSQFAVRVFGAALLLIGALVMFFREDWRVGAGVALFTTVTLIAMNRVRKLGVEPTRLERESSARLFGFVEERLSGLEDIRSLGAGGHHLNAFLRTQRTFFTRSVNSWRRRSIVWQLSMALFAVGYVGVLSVAVGLYAAGAITLGTAFLLYNYMSLVEEPIDQLTQQLQELQKAGASLFRVGEILALRSAIHGGAAQLPEDGALPLEFENVSFSYSPDEPELRGVLHGVSFSLPAGQTLGLLGRTGSGKTTLTRLVSRLYDATSGTVRLGGMNVQDVDLHGLRRRVAVVTQDVQLFQASVRDNLSFFDPQITDEEVEAALHEVGLGTWLARLKDGVHTPLPTGSLSAGEAQLLAFARVMLRDPAVIILDEPSSRLDPATEALLTAAMTRLLSGRTAIIIAHRLDTVARADRILVLGDGEVLEDGPRAVLAHNPGSHYAELLRAGTLEEEGVGVLA from the coding sequence ATGTCGTTGCCCGCTGCCCCTCAAGAATCTTCCGAGTCGTCCAGACCGTCCTCGACGCTGGGCGTGCTGCGCGTGTATCTGGGGCCGCTCAAGTGGCAGGTGGCCGGGCTGGCCGCGCTGCTGCTGACCGGCACCGGCCTCAACCTGCTGCTGCCGCAACTGCTGCGCCGCTTCGTGGACAGCGCCAAGCTGGGCGCGGACGCCGACGTGGGCCTGATGGCGCGGCTGGCCGGCTTCTACATCCTGCTGGCGATCGGCGTGCAGCTGATGACGGCGGGGGCCACCTACGTGGGGGCGCGGGTGGGCTGGACGGCCACCAACCGCCTGCGCGTCGACCTGATGGCGCACCTGCTGTCGCTGGACATGCGCGAGCACAAGGAGCGCACCCCCGGCGAGATGATCGAGCGCATCGACGGCGACGTGACGGCCCTGAGCAACTTCTTCTCGCAGTTCGCGGTGCGGGTGTTCGGCGCGGCGCTGCTCCTCATTGGCGCGCTGGTCATGTTCTTCCGCGAGGACTGGCGCGTGGGCGCGGGTGTGGCGCTGTTCACGACGGTCACCCTGATCGCCATGAACCGCGTGCGCAAGCTGGGCGTGGAACCCACCCGGCTGGAGCGCGAGTCCAGCGCCCGGCTGTTCGGCTTCGTGGAAGAACGCCTCTCAGGCCTGGAGGACATCCGCAGCCTGGGCGCGGGCGGCCATCACCTGAACGCCTTCCTGCGCACGCAGCGCACCTTCTTTACCCGCAGCGTCAATTCTTGGCGGCGGCGCAGCATCGTTTGGCAGCTGAGCATGGCGCTGTTCGCGGTGGGCTACGTGGGCGTGCTGTCGGTGGCGGTGGGCCTGTACGCGGCAGGTGCGATCACGCTGGGCACGGCCTTCCTGCTGTACAACTACATGAGTCTGGTGGAAGAACCCATCGATCAGTTGACGCAGCAGTTGCAGGAGTTGCAGAAGGCCGGGGCCAGTCTGTTCCGCGTGGGCGAGATTCTGGCACTGCGCAGCGCGATTCACGGCGGCGCAGCACAGCTGCCGGAGGACGGCGCCCTGCCCCTGGAATTCGAGAATGTGTCGTTCAGCTATTCCCCGGACGAGCCGGAGCTGCGCGGCGTGCTGCACGGCGTGTCGTTCAGTCTGCCGGCCGGTCAGACCCTGGGCCTGCTGGGCCGCACCGGCAGCGGCAAGACCACCCTGACCCGGCTGGTCTCGCGGCTGTACGACGCGACATCCGGCACGGTGCGGCTGGGTGGAATGAACGTGCAGGATGTGGACCTGCACGGCTTGCGGCGGCGGGTGGCGGTGGTCACGCAGGACGTGCAGCTGTTCCAGGCCAGCGTGCGCGACAACCTGTCGTTCTTCGATCCGCAGATCACCGACGAGGAGGTGGAGGCCGCGCTGCATGAGGTGGGCCTGGGCACCTGGCTGGCGCGTCTAAAGGACGGCGTCCACACGCCCCTGCCCACCGGCAGTCTGTCGGCGGGCGAGGCGCAGCTGCTGGCCTTCGCCCGCGTGATGCTGCGCGATCCCGCCGTGATCATTCTTGACGAGCCGAGTAGCCGCCTCGATCCGGCCACCGAGGCCCTGCTGACCGCCGCCATGACCCGCCTGCTCTCGGGGCGCACCGCCATCATCATCGCCCACCGGCTGGACACGGTGGCCCGCGCCGACCGGATTCTGGTGCTGGGCGACGGCGAGGTACTGGAAGACGGCCCCCGCGCCGTGCTGGCCCACAACCCCGGCAGCCACTACGCCGAACTGCTGCGGGCAGGCACGCTGGAAGAAGAGGGCGTGGGGGTGCTGGCATGA
- a CDS encoding peptidylprolyl isomerase, protein MTNAVKTTALMLSALLALTACQKKADDTATTQPDETTAEQPAETAPATPAVTTAGEIPAGYTLVPPLSKEPVREFKKEPAMALQDGKDYYALIDTNRGQILADLYEQETPVTVNNFVTLARNHYFDGIRFHRVIDGFMAQTGDPLSVDEAKQAQWGTGGPGYSFADEFRTKLTFNSEGILAMANSGPATNGSQFFITFAPTDFLNGKHTIFGKVVNGDDVLPKLTRTMDAQNAEIAGAKADEILSVRILTKN, encoded by the coding sequence ATGACGAACGCCGTGAAGACCACTGCCCTGATGCTGAGCGCCCTGCTGGCGCTGACCGCCTGCCAGAAGAAGGCGGACGACACCGCCACCACCCAGCCGGACGAGACCACCGCCGAACAGCCCGCCGAAACGGCGCCGGCCACGCCTGCCGTCACCACGGCGGGCGAGATTCCTGCGGGCTACACCCTGGTGCCGCCGCTGAGCAAGGAACCGGTGCGCGAGTTCAAGAAGGAACCCGCGATGGCCCTGCAGGACGGCAAGGACTACTACGCCCTGATCGACACCAACCGCGGCCAGATTCTGGCGGACCTGTACGAGCAGGAAACGCCCGTGACGGTCAACAACTTCGTGACGCTGGCCCGCAACCACTACTTCGACGGCATCCGCTTTCACCGCGTGATCGACGGCTTCATGGCCCAGACCGGCGATCCGCTGAGCGTGGACGAGGCCAAGCAGGCGCAGTGGGGCACCGGCGGCCCCGGCTACAGCTTCGCCGACGAGTTCCGCACCAAGCTGACCTTCAACTCCGAGGGCATCCTGGCGATGGCCAACAGCGGCCCGGCCACCAACGGCAGCCAGTTTTTCATCACGTTTGCGCCCACCGATTTCCTGAACGGCAAGCACACCATCTTCGGCAAGGTGGTCAACGGCGACGATGTGCTGCCCAAACTGACCCGCACGATGGACGCGCAGAATGCCGAGATCGCGGGGGCCAAGGCCGACGAGATCCTGTCGGTGCGCATCCTGACCAAGAACTAA
- a CDS encoding DUF1684 domain-containing protein, translating into MVTSPYEEAVLDFRRRKDEHFAAGNGPVDAATFHGLRYYPPDPAWTFSAPLTFNLPGPEAEFTLDTNTGQPRTMALYGTVTLALPGAGSSQSGHTLSVFAPLGDEQPQRVFIPFRDATSGQETYGAGRYLDAPLARTGSIQDGDGDALVSVDFNLAYHPYCAYGDGWTCPLPPRENVLPVAVRAGERLPES; encoded by the coding sequence CTGGTGACCTCTCCCTACGAGGAGGCGGTGCTGGACTTTCGCCGCCGCAAGGACGAACACTTTGCCGCTGGAAATGGTCCGGTGGACGCGGCCACCTTTCATGGCCTGCGCTACTACCCGCCGGACCCGGCCTGGACCTTCAGCGCCCCGCTGACCTTCAACCTTCCTGGCCCGGAGGCCGAATTCACCCTGGACACCAATACCGGCCAGCCGCGCACCATGGCGCTGTACGGCACGGTCACGTTGGCGCTGCCCGGCGCCGGATCGTCCCAGAGCGGCCACACCCTGAGCGTCTTTGCGCCGCTGGGTGACGAGCAGCCGCAGCGCGTGTTCATTCCCTTCCGCGACGCCACCAGCGGGCAGGAAACCTACGGTGCGGGCCGCTATCTGGACGCGCCCCTGGCCCGCACCGGGTCTATTCAGGACGGGGACGGCGACGCGCTGGTGTCGGTGGATTTCAATCTGGCGTACCATCCGTACTGCGCTTACGGCGACGGCTGGACCTGCCCGCTGCCGCCGCGCGAGAACGTGCTGCCGGTGGCGGTCCGGGCCGGGGAGCGGCTGCCCGAGTCCTGA
- a CDS encoding RNA-binding S4 domain-containing protein, with translation MTGSRDTVRDGGQDGGQDTIDLQDFLKISGVVDTGGEAKFRVQGGEVRLNGEIETRRRKKLRRGDIVEYAGERLTVDW, from the coding sequence ATGACAGGCAGTCGAGACACAGTGCGGGATGGCGGGCAGGACGGAGGGCAGGACACCATCGATCTTCAGGACTTTCTGAAAATCAGCGGCGTGGTGGACACCGGGGGCGAGGCCAAGTTCCGCGTGCAGGGCGGCGAGGTCCGGCTGAACGGTGAGATCGAGACCCGCCGGCGCAAGAAGCTGCGGCGCGGCGACATCGTGGAATACGCCGGGGAACGGCTGACGGTGGACTGGTGA